The sequence below is a genomic window from Anaerocolumna chitinilytica.
TTTAGTATACAGGAGGAATTAGTTAGTCAATGTTTCGAGAAAGTTGAGAATGGCTACAACCTTCTGTTAAAGCTTCCCTTTATTGAAAAGGGGGAAGTGATTCTACACGAATCCGGCACGGATATTATTCTTAAAATCGGTAATTTCAAACGATGTATACCAAAACCCAATTCGCTAAGAAATTATGCTGTAACCGGTGCACAATTATCTGATGGTATATTGACGGTTAACTTTACGGAAGGAGGTATAAGGGAATGACTAGAACCAATAGAATGACAACGATGCAAAAGCTGATGGAGGCAAAAAAGATGGAGGCAGAGGCACTAATGGGCTTATTGCCGGAGCAAACCCAAGAACATTTAAAGGTGATTGGCAAGGAACTGACATCTATGATTAAAGAAAGCTTTACCTTGCAGGAAGGGACAAGACAGGAAAACCCTCAAAAAGCTTCTGCTTCAGGAGCCAGAAAGGTGGATATCGATTGATGAGAATAATATTATATACAGGAAAAGGTGGAGTCGGAAAGACTAGTATCAGTGCAGCCACTGCTGTTAAGCTTGCCCGTGAAGGCAAAAAAGTTATTATAATGAGTACGGATCAAGCCCACAGCCTGGGAGATTCCTTCGGAATTTCATTAAATGGGTTATCCCAAACAATAGCACCTAACCTGGATGCTCTTGAAATTGATGTTGTGGATGAAAATGAGAAGGCATGGGGGAACTTTAGAGGGTTTATCAAGGAACTGCTTACATCCCGTGCCGAAGGTGGAATTGAGGCGGAGGAACTCCTTGTTTTTCCCGGATTAGAAGAACTGTTCGCATTGTTTAAAATCCTAGAAATCTATGAAAATAATCAGTATGATGTATTAATTGTTGACTGTGCACCTACAGGAGAAACACTCTCCCTTCTTAAATTTCCGGAACTCTTTGGTGATGTAATCAGCAAGGCCTTGCCTATGAAAAGAAAGGCTGCTAAAATTGCACGGCCACTGGTGAAGACACTGGCTAAAATACCGATGCCTGAGGATGATGTTTTTGATGATTTTGAACGATTAATGGATAAATTAGAGCGTTTACAGACGTTGATGCTTAACAAGGATATTGTATCTTTACGGATAGTTACCACTCCAGAGAAAGTTGTAATTAGTGAAACAAAAAGGAATTTTACCTGCTTGCATCTGTACAATTACAATGTGGATGCAATTATAGTTAATAAGGTGTACCCCGAAGAAGCGCTTGAAGGTTATTTCAATAAATGGGTGAAATTACAAAAGGAGGGTCTGAATGAGATAAAAGAAAGCTTTAGGGAAATACCGGTATTCGAACTTCAACTACATAAGCAAGAATTAAAAACCATCCCGATACTTGAAAAAGCAGGCAACTTGTATGGGGATATCAATCCGATTGATGTATTGGCCCGTGAGGAGATATATACGATAAATAAAGAAAATGATACCTATAAAATGATAATCAGTCTTCCTTTTGCTGTAAAGTCGGAGATGGACTTGGTACAGCAAAATGGAGAAATTCAAATATCATTAAAGAACGAAAAACGCTGTTTAACCCTTCCGGAATACCTAAAGGATAAAGAAATTGCAAATGCTAAAATGGAACAGGGAACGTTAATAATATCATTTGAGTAAAATAAAAATAGCTTCGTCACTCGGATTAATACACCCTGTGACGAAGCTATTATGTTTTGTGTCTTATTATTGTTGCTATTTATTAATGTTTTTCACAAGAAGGCTTTGAATTCCTTTTTAAAACAGTACGATTGGAATGGCCAAGTATCATAGGAACCTTTTCAATATAAACATCACTGGTGTCAAGGCCGAACCAATTAGATGGTGATACCGTAAATTTCTGAATAAAAAACTTTGTTCTTAACAGGAATGAATCCCAGCCGGACAGTGAGGACTGATTGGAAAGCACTTCTTCAATAAATACAAACCTAAAGTCTCCCAGTTTACGGTTCGGAATAATGGAATAAGCATTGGATTGATTGTCAATTTCCTTGTTATTCACCATTTCTGTTGATATCTGGCGTAAAAATACATTCAGATTCTGTTCAATTCTAAAACCAAGGTTAATCTGTATATTTACGATAAAGGAGGTATTGTATTTTTCAACTACATAATCAGCCTGATAAGGTTCATCTGTAACATACACATTAACAAACCAGTAAACATCAGCCCTTTTTGGCCTCTTATCTAATAGAAAGTACATTATTTTACGTTCTACTTCTTTGGTATTAGGACAATTGGTCAAGCATACAAGATTACTTGCGTATTTTGGAACATCCGGGTCGTGACGTAATTGATTTAACTGTGCAATATAATTTTCTATCGGTACAACTTCGCGAAAACGCATCTTAATTATATGAGATCTATCCCAGATATACATAATAAACAAGATAGAAATAGCAATAATTACGGCAACGAATCCACCATGGAAGAATTTAATAATATTAGCAAGGAAGAAAGATGCTTCAAAACTCATAAAGAAAACAAGCATAATGACTGCAAGTACAATTGGTGCATTTTTCTTTCGCATATAGTTAAATAGGAGAATTGTTGTCATAAGCATGGTAACGGTAATAGCAAGACCGTAGGCAGCTTCCATTTTATCGGAACTCTGAAAGTAAAGTACAATTCCGATACAGACTACACATAATATCCTATTAATTGCAGGAATATAGAGCTGCCCTTTTAGGGAAGAAGGATATAACGTATGTAATCTTGGAAACAGATTTAATTTAATGGCTTCTGATACAAGGGTAAAGGAGCCTGATATTAATGCCTGGGAAGCTATAATAGCTGCAAGGGTAGAGATAACGATGCCATAGATCAGGAATCCGGATGGAATCATCTGATAAAAGGGATTAACATCCTCCAGCGTGTGTTGAGAGGTCTTAGCAGATAAAATCCATGCTCCTTGACCAAAGTAGTTAAGCAGTAAACATAATTTAACAAAAGGCCATGTGAAATAGATGTTTTTACGCCCAACATGTCCAAGATCTGAGTAGAGGGCTTCTGCACCTGTTGAACACAAGAAAATACTGCCTAATATAAAAAAGCCAAGTTTATTATCGCTGCTAAATAGTATGGATACAGCATAGTGAGGTGACAGTGCACGCAGCAAAAAAGGATTATCGGCAAGATTAATTATTCCAAAAACAGCTAAACTGCTGAACCATAAAAACATAATAGGTCCAAATAATTTTCCGATAAATTCTGTTCCGCTGTGCTGGATAAAAAACAATATACAGATTATTGCGATAACGAGAATAACGATATTGCGTTGGTTGTTTCCGAAAATATCATTAAATACCGGAAGCAGTTTTAATCCTTCGACGGCTGATGTAACTGTTACCGCAGGTGTCAGCATACCGTCAGCCAGTAAAGCAGACCCTCCTATCATGGCAGGGATAACCAACCATTTGGAACGGTTTCTTACAAGTGCAAAAAGTGAAAATATACCACCTTCTCCCTTGTTATCAGCTCTAAGTGTAATAAAAACATATTTAATGGTTGTTAAGATAGTTAGCGTCCAAAAAACCAATGATAAAGTTCCTAGAATAAAATTATCTGATACGTTTTCTAAGCCACCATTCCCTTGAAGAACTGACTTCATTACATAAAGAGGCGAAGTACCGATATCTCCGTATACGACACCTAATGTTACTAGAATTCCTCCAAGTGAGAGTTTGGTTATATGAGACTTTTTTGATGAAACCACTGTTTTTTACTCCTTTTAAAGATGTTTGTTTTAATAAAGTATTATTAGATAATAGATTGGTAATATGCGTGCGTTCATTTTCTTCATTAAGATATGAATCATTAGTTACTTATTATATAGTTATATAGCTTAACATAAGCAGTGTAATTTAAGAATTATAAAAGCATTAATATTATATTAGTTTTTACTTATGTCTTAAATATTATTTTATATAATCGATGCCATTGGTACCACTAATTATTTGAATAAAACTTATTTAATTTGAGGTATCTGAACTTCTCTATATTCGGTATTTTCTAATGTGACACACTCCTGTAATATATTATAGTAAGATGTGTCATTTGTCTATCATTATTTCAAAAATTCCCAGACAATTAATCTGTAATATCCTGTAATAAACAATTCGGAAACAACATAAAATGTAAATATGATGTGAATTTACAGAGGGTATAGAACATGCTTACAAGTATGGATTTTATTAGTCAATCACTAGGGTTGCATTTGTTTTTTGCGAGGATTATGAAAGAGCATTCATTATTTCTAGAATTGGGATTTACGCCTAGGGATGATAGTTTCACTCAAATGGCAGATACCTTTCGAAAAGAATTTGATGAAATTTTGGAGGAAGCTGTTTCTCTTTCTAATGGTAATGTTAATCCTGATATACTTGATTCTGGTGAAGTGATAACACCTTTTACACGAAATGCGGAAATGGCTACAGCTTATTATACCGGTGTCAAGATACCGACTCAACTTACACAGGCAACAGCAGAATTAACAGGTGGGGATTTGGTATCGAATAGCCGTATCCTTGAACAAAGAGTATTTAGTCTGAATGAAAGAGCTCTGTATTTAACATCTGAGTTAATACGTTTTAAGCAAAATATTTTGTCCAATGTTACAAACTGTAACATGTTTACATTTAATTACCCCTTGCTTATTGTACATATAATTCGAGAAGCGGAGCTTTATCTGCAGACACTAAGTAATCTTCAAAATAGAGCAGCACAAAATTTGGAAAGAGAAGCCTATGAGCAGGAGTTTTTCTGGAACCGGCAAATGGCGGAACATGCGAAATTTATCCGTGGTTTACTAGATCCAACGGAAGAGAATTTAATTAATCTGGCAAATAATTTTGGAAATGAGTTTGATCAATTAACAGCCGAAGCGAAGGATGCAATGGATATGACAGTTCCGCTGGCAACAGTTACAGATGACAGTTTAAAGGCAACTATGGAACTGCGGGATTTCAAGGCACAAGGTACACAAGGAATTCTATCCTGTGAAGTAAAATCGATTATTATCCCGTTGTTAGGGGACCATGTCTTACGGGAAGCGAATCATTATATCCGGCTGTTAAAAATGTTTGAGGGGATAAACAATCGTTAAAGAAACAGAGTAAACAGGCTGGAAAGTACATTTTCAGCTTGTTTTTTATTTGGATTTCCTGACGGTAACATAATATATGGAAAAATATATTGAGATTATAAGGAAATCTGTGCTAAAATCATGTTGAAACGAACCTAGGAAAGAAGTGATCCAAACGAAGGGAGCAGATGCCATATGCTGCTGAAAATAAAAGAATTTGCAGATTTTTGTGATATATCTGTTCGTACCCTGCATTTATACGACAGGCTTAAGCTGCTGACGCCGACACAAATCGACCAATCCAATGGGTACCGCTATTACGATTCGGAACAGATGAAAGAACTAAACACTATTATTAGTTTTAAAAGGCTTGGAATATCACTGGCTGATATTAAGGATATGAAAGCAGAGGCTTACTCCAAAGAAATAGTAATCAGTAAATTACAGAAAAAGAAAGCGGAGAATAATACCAATATCCAAATCTTAAATTATAATAATGAATCAATAGATTCCTTACTTGTGACTCTGGAGGATCAACCGGAAAAGGCAACTCCGGAAGCGGAAGCCATAAAGCTTTCCAGAATCTATTGCCTTGAAAATGAAAAGCTGGAAAATGAGTTTTCTCATATCTTATGGCTGTAAAAATTTTAATTGACTCTACACATGCGTCATAGTTTACACTTCTTTTAGGAGGTGTATCTATGGCGTATTTTAGTTTGTTTTATGAAAATCCGGAACAGGAAGAGACAGCAAAAAAACAGTCACAAAAACAAGTTTATTACAGGGCAAAGCAAAAAATTCAAAAAAAGACTTACTTCGTAGGTTCCAGGATGATGGTGAAGGAGGAAGCGGTAGATTCATCGGAGAATTTACCGAGTTTTTTTCAGGATTTGAATCTGGATGCAATTTTCCTGCCTTGGTATGATGGGGCTATACCGGAGAATATAAAGGAGCTATTATTTAGTTTCCCTCACGATACCAGTATAATTGCATACCGGCAGGAAATCTATCAGGATCTTGAGAAACCGGCTGTTTATCTGGGGTTTACAGAGTTCAGAAAGGGTTTTACAGAAGCTGAAAGGCTGTTAAATTATCGTCTACAATCAGACAATCCCCTGCAGAAGGGGAAATATTACCTGGATGCAGCCATCCTTTATTATCAAACCATAAAGGGGTTGTATTATATTCTTAAGGAGCATGCTGTCTCTACTGCACTGACTACCTTAGTACCTATTTTGGCTGCTTATTTAGAACGGAAAGATTATTATGAGTTCTGCCTTCATGCAGAAGACCTAAAGTTTAAATTGGAAGCTATCTATTGTACTTTATCGATAGATGGAAATGTTGTGAAAGTCAGCTTCCAACAGAGTACGGAAGATTATTTTGGAACAGTTCAGAAGGTTTTTCGGGAGGGAGAGACCGGTATTCCTTCAATCAGCCTTTTTAACCAGCCGGTGCTGAATCAATTTGAGGGCAGGCTTATGTCCCTTGTGGAAAAAGAGTATCCTAAGTTATGCAAAGAAGTTTTAAGTTTTGCCGCTGTCAGCCAACCCCTGGTAGATGAGATTCTTATGAGGCTGTATAGGGAATCAGACTTTTATTTGTCTGGTCATAGTCTTACGGAAAGACTGAAAGAAAAGGGATTTAAGCTAACCTATCCGGAAGTACAGAAGCAGGGAACTGTTAATCTTCAGGGGATTTGTGACATCAAGCTTGCCTTAACTGCCGGAAAAGCAAAAGAAATTGCACTTAACAATCTGTTATTACAGGAGGATAGTCAGGGAGCTTTTATAACCGGTGTTAATCAGGGAGGAAAAACCACCTTTGCCAGAAGTGTGGGCCAGACGATTTATCTTGGTATGCTTGGAATGCCTGTTATTGCGAATAAAGCAAAGCTTTGTCATTTTGATGGTATCTATACCCATTTTACTGTGGAAGAAAATCAATTGGTGAACAACGGAAAGTTACTGGAGGAATTACATCATCTGAAAGAAATACTTATGAGTGCTCCTGACAATTGTCTTTATATTCTCAATGAAATGTTCTCTTCCACAACGGCAGCGGATACCTATGAACTGACTAATTTACTGCTGCCGCAGATGTTTCAGAAATCCGGCACGGTATTGTGTGTTACCCATGTTCCTGAACTGGCAAGGCGAAGGGATAAAATGACAAGTCTGATTGCTTCCGTAAGAGAAGAAGACGGATATAAAAGAACCTATAAAATAGAACCGGGAGAAGCGGTACTTAGTGCCCGGGCTATTGATATAGCCTTAAAATATCATTTATCGGGGGAACAAATAAAGGAGCGTATGGCAAATGGAGATTAATCTTATAATAAATGACAACAGCAGCCATGATATAAAAGCAGATAATAATTTACTTATTAGGGATTTAAAATTCTCTGTACTTTTTGATGTGTTATCAGGCGGTGATAGCGAACTTTATAAAATCTGCAGTCAGGTTCTGCTGAACCCTTCCACCAAGAGTACTGAAATCCTAAAACGACAGGCTGTTTTAAAGGATGCAATAGCTCATACAGAACAGTTTCAGTCTATCTATCGTTCTGCTCTTGGGGCGGTGCAAAAGGTAAAGGAGTATGAGGATGCCGCCAAACATCAATATAATTATGTAATTCCAGTTCCCAAAAAGATACTTACCCAGGTGGAAACAGCTTTCACCATATTGGAATACCTGGGAGAAATAAAGAACAGTGTAAGTCAAATAAATAATCCTGAATCGGAGATGCTTTCTTCCTTCTGTCATTGGTTTACCAGTAAATATACGAAGGATTATATCGATGAGGTGAGAAATATTCTTCAATCTCTGACGGTATTAAAGAAAACAGATGCCATTACCATTGGCGCACATATTGGAAAAGGTCTGAAGCTGACGGATATGACCCTTCACCGTATCCTTACCAATGAAGCTTTACCCCAAGAAAAGAAAGGCTTATTATCTTTTGGCCACAAGTCTGAAAATGTGGATGAAATAAAAATAGATAACATCACCATAGAAAATGAAGTGCGTGAAATGATAGACGTTGGGCTTACCTGGGTCTTAAAAGCAGTAAGTGATTTCAATTATTCCGTGAAGTATCTACTGGAACAACTAAAATTTCAATTCGGATTCTACTGTGGCGGACTAAATTTGCAAAAATATCTGTCGGAACGGAGGATTTCAATATGCTTTCCGGAATTTGCGGATACTTGTAATTGCTTATCCGTATCCACATTGTCTGACCTGTTTCTGGTAATAAAGGATGGATTGGCAGTGACCAACAGCTTATCATACAGAGATAAGAGCAATTGGATTATTACCGGAGTGAATCAGGGTGGCAAAACAACCTTTTTAAGAAGTATTGGCATAGCCCAGTTTCTGGCCCAAAGCGGGTATTTTGTTGCTGCAGAGCAGTATAAATGCAATCTATATCAGGGAATTTTCACCCATTTTCCGGAAGAGGAAGATACGGCTATAAAGCACGGACTCCTGGAGCAGGAGCTGCTAAAACTAAGTGATATTATTACCTGTATTACCCCGGGAAGTCTGCTGTTACTGAACGAAACCTTCGCAACTACTACGGACTATGATGCCGCTTACCTGGCGGAAGAACTTCTGGCAGGAATTAGAGACAGCAATATAACCTGCATTTATGTTACTCATAATTATGAGTTCAGTTATCGCCTTTATCGGGAGAACAGGACAGAAGACGTATTTCTGCGGGCTGACAGAGCAGATGACGGAACTAGAAGCTTTCGGTTAATAGAGGGAGAGCCTAGAAAGACCGGGCATGCACTGGATTTATACCGGGAGGTTATGGGAAGTGAAGTATGCTAGTGAAGCTGCTGCTAGGAGTAAGTGATTAGTAATGAAAAAATAATAATTTGTATCATACAAGAGGCTGTGGAAAAGTGTTCAAAACAGCCTCTTTTTGTAATGTAAAAAAAGAAGAAATATCCGTAAAAATATGACATTGAGGCTGCTTTAATCCAGGGATATAATCAGGATAACTTATTATTTGTGTTAATTAAAGGACAATTTTCTCGATTGTTTTGAGTATGCACTAAAGCGCATCAAATGGAGGTTATGTGAAAATGAAAGAACAATTTTCACTTTGATTTGAGTATGCGCTAAGCGCATTATAAGGAGGTATAATATGAAAAAGTTAAAAATTGCTGTGATTGGGGCCGGTAGTACCTATACGCCAGAGCTCATGAATGGGTTCATTACAAGAAACAAACAATTAAAAGTTGACAGCTTTTACATGATGGATATTGATAAAGAAAAAACAGAGATTGTAACCGGGCTTGGTAAGAGAATGCTTGAGGCCAACGGATTGAATGCAAGAGTTATCATTACTGACAAGATGGATGAGGCAATAGAAGGTGCTGACTACGTATTGGGACAGATTAGAGTTGGAAAGCTGGATGCGAGAATAAGGGATGAAAAGATTCCTTTAAAATATGACCTACTTGGACAGGAGACAACGGGTGCAGGTGGCTTTATGAAAGCATTGAGGACAATACCTGTCATGATGGATATTGCAAAAAAGATTGAAAGACTTTCGCCGAATGCCTGGTTTATCAACTTCTCAAATCCTTCCGGTATAATAGCAGAAGCCCTCTTAAATAATTCTGATGTTAAAATGCTTGGCCTTTGTAATGCGCCAATTAATATGATTCGGCGTGCAAAGGAAATGCTGCCTGAAAACACAAAGAAATTTGATTATGACTTTGTAGGTTTAAATCACCTGTTCTGGCTGACTGCCCTTTATGCAGACGATAAAGAAATTCTGCAGAACTTATTTTTGGGAGGCTATAAGAATAACAGTTTAAAGAACATACCCGAAGTTGTGTATGATGAAGAATTATTAAAAGCCATAAAAGGCCTTCCGGTATCCTATCTTAATTACTATTATTTCAGGGACAAGATGGTAAAAAAATGCCAGGAGGCTGATATGACCAGAGGGGAAGAATGTAAGCTGATAGAAGCGGAACTTCTGGAGTTATACAAGGACCCGAGCTTGAAAGAAAAACCGGCAGTTCTGGATAAAAGAGGTGGGGCACTGTATTCAGAGGCTGCGATTTCTGTTGTGGATGCTATAGAAAACGATAAGAATGAAGTTCATGTGGTTGATGTAAAAAATAATGGAGCTTTGAGCTTTATGGGTAAGAATGATGTAATCGAAGCCAAATGTATCATTAATAAAAATGGTGCAACTCCGCTAAAACTGAATAATTTTGACAATCAGCACATTATCGGTTTGATGCAGGCTGTGAAAGCCTTTGAGAAGTTAACGGTAAAAGCGGGTATTGAAGGGGATTATAATGCAG
It includes:
- a CDS encoding KUP/HAK/KT family potassium transporter, which encodes MVSSKKSHITKLSLGGILVTLGVVYGDIGTSPLYVMKSVLQGNGGLENVSDNFILGTLSLVFWTLTILTTIKYVFITLRADNKGEGGIFSLFALVRNRSKWLVIPAMIGGSALLADGMLTPAVTVTSAVEGLKLLPVFNDIFGNNQRNIVILVIAIICILFFIQHSGTEFIGKLFGPIMFLWFSSLAVFGIINLADNPFLLRALSPHYAVSILFSSDNKLGFFILGSIFLCSTGAEALYSDLGHVGRKNIYFTWPFVKLCLLLNYFGQGAWILSAKTSQHTLEDVNPFYQMIPSGFLIYGIVISTLAAIIASQALISGSFTLVSEAIKLNLFPRLHTLYPSSLKGQLYIPAINRILCVVCIGIVLYFQSSDKMEAAYGLAITVTMLMTTILLFNYMRKKNAPIVLAVIMLVFFMSFEASFFLANIIKFFHGGFVAVIIAISILFIMYIWDRSHIIKMRFREVVPIENYIAQLNQLRHDPDVPKYASNLVCLTNCPNTKEVERKIMYFLLDKRPKRADVYWFVNVYVTDEPYQADYVVEKYNTSFIVNIQINLGFRIEQNLNVFLRQISTEMVNNKEIDNQSNAYSIIPNRKLGDFRFVFIEEVLSNQSSLSGWDSFLLRTKFFIQKFTVSPSNWFGLDTSDVYIEKVPMILGHSNRTVLKRNSKPSCEKH
- a CDS encoding ArsA family ATPase; amino-acid sequence: MRIILYTGKGGVGKTSISAATAVKLAREGKKVIIMSTDQAHSLGDSFGISLNGLSQTIAPNLDALEIDVVDENEKAWGNFRGFIKELLTSRAEGGIEAEELLVFPGLEELFALFKILEIYENNQYDVLIVDCAPTGETLSLLKFPELFGDVISKALPMKRKAAKIARPLVKTLAKIPMPEDDVFDDFERLMDKLERLQTLMLNKDIVSLRIVTTPEKVVISETKRNFTCLHLYNYNVDAIIVNKVYPEEALEGYFNKWVKLQKEGLNEIKESFREIPVFELQLHKQELKTIPILEKAGNLYGDINPIDVLAREEIYTINKENDTYKMIISLPFAVKSEMDLVQQNGEIQISLKNEKRCLTLPEYLKDKEIANAKMEQGTLIISFE
- a CDS encoding DUF2935 domain-containing protein produces the protein MLTSMDFISQSLGLHLFFARIMKEHSLFLELGFTPRDDSFTQMADTFRKEFDEILEEAVSLSNGNVNPDILDSGEVITPFTRNAEMATAYYTGVKIPTQLTQATAELTGGDLVSNSRILEQRVFSLNERALYLTSELIRFKQNILSNVTNCNMFTFNYPLLIVHIIREAELYLQTLSNLQNRAAQNLEREAYEQEFFWNRQMAEHAKFIRGLLDPTEENLINLANNFGNEFDQLTAEAKDAMDMTVPLATVTDDSLKATMELRDFKAQGTQGILSCEVKSIIIPLLGDHVLREANHYIRLLKMFEGINNR
- a CDS encoding 6-phospho-beta-glucosidase, with product MKKLKIAVIGAGSTYTPELMNGFITRNKQLKVDSFYMMDIDKEKTEIVTGLGKRMLEANGLNARVIITDKMDEAIEGADYVLGQIRVGKLDARIRDEKIPLKYDLLGQETTGAGGFMKALRTIPVMMDIAKKIERLSPNAWFINFSNPSGIIAEALLNNSDVKMLGLCNAPINMIRRAKEMLPENTKKFDYDFVGLNHLFWLTALYADDKEILQNLFLGGYKNNSLKNIPEVVYDEELLKAIKGLPVSYLNYYYFRDKMVKKCQEADMTRGEECKLIEAELLELYKDPSLKEKPAVLDKRGGALYSEAAISVVDAIENDKNEVHVVDVKNNGALSFMGKNDVIEAKCIINKNGATPLKLNNFDNQHIIGLMQAVKAFEKLTVKAGIEGDYNAALGALLTHPLIGDYYKAKNVLDEMLEANKEFLPQFFGGK
- a CDS encoding MerR family transcriptional regulator, whose product is MLLKIKEFADFCDISVRTLHLYDRLKLLTPTQIDQSNGYRYYDSEQMKELNTIISFKRLGISLADIKDMKAEAYSKEIVISKLQKKKAENNTNIQILNYNNESIDSLLVTLEDQPEKATPEAEAIKLSRIYCLENEKLENEFSHILWL
- a CDS encoding MutS-related protein, which codes for MAYFSLFYENPEQEETAKKQSQKQVYYRAKQKIQKKTYFVGSRMMVKEEAVDSSENLPSFFQDLNLDAIFLPWYDGAIPENIKELLFSFPHDTSIIAYRQEIYQDLEKPAVYLGFTEFRKGFTEAERLLNYRLQSDNPLQKGKYYLDAAILYYQTIKGLYYILKEHAVSTALTTLVPILAAYLERKDYYEFCLHAEDLKFKLEAIYCTLSIDGNVVKVSFQQSTEDYFGTVQKVFREGETGIPSISLFNQPVLNQFEGRLMSLVEKEYPKLCKEVLSFAAVSQPLVDEILMRLYRESDFYLSGHSLTERLKEKGFKLTYPEVQKQGTVNLQGICDIKLALTAGKAKEIALNNLLLQEDSQGAFITGVNQGGKTTFARSVGQTIYLGMLGMPVIANKAKLCHFDGIYTHFTVEENQLVNNGKLLEELHHLKEILMSAPDNCLYILNEMFSSTTAADTYELTNLLLPQMFQKSGTVLCVTHVPELARRRDKMTSLIASVREEDGYKRTYKIEPGEAVLSARAIDIALKYHLSGEQIKERMANGD
- a CDS encoding MutS-related protein yields the protein MEINLIINDNSSHDIKADNNLLIRDLKFSVLFDVLSGGDSELYKICSQVLLNPSTKSTEILKRQAVLKDAIAHTEQFQSIYRSALGAVQKVKEYEDAAKHQYNYVIPVPKKILTQVETAFTILEYLGEIKNSVSQINNPESEMLSSFCHWFTSKYTKDYIDEVRNILQSLTVLKKTDAITIGAHIGKGLKLTDMTLHRILTNEALPQEKKGLLSFGHKSENVDEIKIDNITIENEVREMIDVGLTWVLKAVSDFNYSVKYLLEQLKFQFGFYCGGLNLQKYLSERRISICFPEFADTCNCLSVSTLSDLFLVIKDGLAVTNSLSYRDKSNWIITGVNQGGKTTFLRSIGIAQFLAQSGYFVAAEQYKCNLYQGIFTHFPEEEDTAIKHGLLEQELLKLSDIITCITPGSLLLLNETFATTTDYDAAYLAEELLAGIRDSNITCIYVTHNYEFSYRLYRENRTEDVFLRADRADDGTRSFRLIEGEPRKTGHALDLYREVMGSEVC